The Plantactinospora sp. KBS50 sequence CGATGTCCGATGTGGCCGGACGACGCGGCGGTCAGCTCGCGGCGTACGCCTCCAGTCGCTGCGACCGGTCCGGATGGCGCAGCTTGGTCAGGGTGACCTTCTCGATCTGCCGGATCCGCTCCCGGGAGAGCCCGAACTCGCGGCCCACCTCGTCCAGCGTGCGCTGCCGCCCGTCGTCGAGGCCGAAGCGCAGCCGGATCACCGCCTGCTCGCGCTGGGAGAGCGTGGCGAGCACGATTTCCACCTCGTCGCGGAGCTGACCGCCGCCGGCCAACTCCGGCCGGTCACCCGGCCCGCTGGCGGCGACGAAGTCCCCGAGCGCGCTCTCGCCGTCCTCGCCGACCGCCTGGTCCAGGCTGACCGGCTCCCGGTCATAGGAGATCAGCTCGATCACCTGGAACTCCGGCACCCTGAGCGCCGCCGCGACCTCCGGCACGGTCGGCTCCCGACCCAGCGCGACCGACAGGTCCCGGCGGACCCGGACCATCCGGTTGACCTGCTCGACCATGTGTACCGGGATGCGGATGGTGCGTGCCTGGTCGGCCATGGCGCGGGTGATGGCCTGGCGGATCCACCAGGTGGCGTAGGTGGAGAACTTGTAGCCCTTGGTGTAGTCGAACTTCTCGACGGCGCGGATCAGGCCGAGGTTGCCCTCCTGGATCAGGTCGAGGAAGGCCATGCCACGGCCGGTGTACCGCTTGGCGATGCTGACCACCAGCCGCAGGTTGGCCTCCAGCAGGTGGTTCTTGGCGGCCCGGCCCTCGGCGGCCACGATCTCCAGGTCGGCCCGGTCCGCGTCGGCCGCCCGCCCCGTGGCCAGCTTCTCCTGCGCGTACAGGCCGGCCTCGACGCGCCGGGCCAGGTCGACCTCGCCGGCCGCGGTGAGCAACCGGGTCCGGCCGATCCCGTTGAGGTACGCCCGGACCAGGTCCGCGGACACGCCACGCTCCTCGGCGGCGTCCAGGTCCGGCAGCGTCGTTTGGTCCTCGGCGCCCGTACCGGCCGACTGCTGCTGTGCTGCGTTCAGGTGCGAAACCACCGAAGTCGCCTCCCCGCCTCGACATCTGGTGTGGGCCGCGGCGCCAACGCGCCGCATGGGAACAGCTTGCCGTTCGAGGCGTTAAGCGAGGGTGAGGTCCGCGCCGGGAGAGCCGGCCGATCACGGCTCGGACGTGCCGGGCGGCGCCCGCAGCAGTGCCACGGAGGCGCCGCCGAGCAGCAGCGAGGTGCTCCAGAAGACCGCCGACGGCCCCGCCGCCGCGACGCCGACGCCCAGTGGCACGACGGTCTGCGCCAGCCGGTTGGCGGACAGCCGCAGCCCCAGCGCCGAACCCTGGGTGCCCGGGGCGGCCAGCTCGACGACCCACCCCATGCTCAGCGGCTGGGCCATCCCGAGGCCGACGCCGAGCACGACCATCACGGCCACCGCGCCGGCCGGGTCGACCAGCGGCACCAGGGCCAGCCCGGCCCCGGCGGCGAGGATCGAGCCGACCATGCCGGCCCGGCGGCCGATCCGGCGGACCATCCGGGCGGCCAGCAGCCGGGCCAGCAGGGTCGCGCCGGCCCGCAGCGCCAGCAGCGCGCCGACCGCCGTCGGCGACACCCCCCGGTCCTGTGCCCAGACCGGCAGGAAGACCTGCAGCAAATCCAGCGCGGCGAGCACCACGCCGCCCGCGGCCAGCGCCGGCCACATTCCGGGGATGCGGACGAGTGCGCCGGCCGCCCGGTGCACCGGCGGTGGCCGCACGCCGGGATCGGGCCGCGGGCCGCCGCCGGACAGCAGCCACCGGGACAGCGGTACGGCGCCGAGCGCCAGCACCGCGGCCACCGCCGTACCCAGGTTGGCGGCCGTCCAACCGGAGACCGGCCCGCGGCTCGCCGCGGCGGTGGCCAGCAGCGGCCCGAGGATCTGTCCGCCGGCGGCGACCGAGGTGAGCGTGCCGAACGCCTGGTCCCGGTTTCCGGGCCGGATCGTCGCGGCCATGGCCTGCTGGCCGACCAGCACGGCCAACTGACCCAGACCGAGCAGCGCGATCGGGACCAGCAGGGTGCCGACGCCGGCCGCGAAGACCGCCGCCGCGCACGCCGCGGCGAACAGCACGCCGCCGGCGGCCACCAGCCGGGGCGCGCCGAACCGGTCGACCTGCCGGCCCACCGGGAGGGCGAGCACCAGCGGCAGGATGCTGAAGCTGGCCGAGAGCGCGCCGATCGCCGCGGTGCCGCCGTCCAGCTCGACCGCCCGGTAGCCCACCATCGGGCGGACCGCGGCGTACGCGGCGTGGGTCAGCGCGGCGTGCGCGAGCAGCGGCCACCACCGGCCGGGCCGGGTCACCCCTTGTAGCTGACGACGCGACCCCAGACGCTCTTGGTGCCCCAGATGCCGGACCGCAGGCACTCCAGCTGGTACGCCTGGCTGTGGTCGACGAAGAGGTTGACCTCGGGTCCGTAGTTCTTGACGTACCACTCGAAGACCGCCGGCTCGGCCGCCTCGAACATCACCGACTCCAGCCCGAACTCGCTGATGAACAGCGCCGGTACGTCGGTGCGCCAGGTGCGGACCTGCTCGGTGACGCCCTCGGACTCCAGCAGCACCAGGTTCGCCCCGGCGTCGAAGGCGCGGCGGGCACGGCGTACCGCCCAGGACGGGTCGCCGGTCCCCTCGGCCGCGAGTTCGTCGACCGACGACGTGCCGCCGGCGCCGAACTGGATGCCGATCTCGGCCTTCACCTTCAGGCCCGCCTTGCGACCGCGTTCGATCAGCCGGAGGTAGTCGCTCGGTGCGATCGCGAGCATGCCGACGGAGATCTCCACGATGTCGAAGCCGTAGCGCTGGATGGCCTCGAAGTACTGCTCGACCGCGTCCGGCCCGCGGGTGAGGACGAACTCGATGAGACCGCCGGTGGAGACCTCGACGTTGTGGTCGTGGCACACGTTGATGAAGCTGCGCAGCGTCTCCTCGGACAGCAGCGGCATCGAGGCGCCGGGAAACTTGAACGAGTCGACGTGCGGGCCGACGGACTCCAGCAGGTCCCGCAGGTGCGCCGGTCCGAACGAGGTGTAGTAGGGGCCGCGGATCTCGGTGAGGCCGACGGTACGCGGCTTGACGGGCCGGTCGTTGAGCCGCAGGAACGAGAAGGCGCGGGGTTCCGGGGTGCTGGTCATGGTTCCTCCAGGGGGGTCAGCT is a genomic window containing:
- a CDS encoding phosphosulfolactate synthase; amino-acid sequence: MTSTPEPRAFSFLRLNDRPVKPRTVGLTEIRGPYYTSFGPAHLRDLLESVGPHVDSFKFPGASMPLLSEETLRSFINVCHDHNVEVSTGGLIEFVLTRGPDAVEQYFEAIQRYGFDIVEISVGMLAIAPSDYLRLIERGRKAGLKVKAEIGIQFGAGGTSSVDELAAEGTGDPSWAVRRARRAFDAGANLVLLESEGVTEQVRTWRTDVPALFISEFGLESVMFEAAEPAVFEWYVKNYGPEVNLFVDHSQAYQLECLRSGIWGTKSVWGRVVSYKG
- the sigB gene encoding RNA polymerase sigma factor SigB; this encodes MNAAQQQSAGTGAEDQTTLPDLDAAEERGVSADLVRAYLNGIGRTRLLTAAGEVDLARRVEAGLYAQEKLATGRAADADRADLEIVAAEGRAAKNHLLEANLRLVVSIAKRYTGRGMAFLDLIQEGNLGLIRAVEKFDYTKGYKFSTYATWWIRQAITRAMADQARTIRIPVHMVEQVNRMVRVRRDLSVALGREPTVPEVAAALRVPEFQVIELISYDREPVSLDQAVGEDGESALGDFVAASGPGDRPELAGGGQLRDEVEIVLATLSQREQAVIRLRFGLDDGRQRTLDEVGREFGLSRERIRQIEKVTLTKLRHPDRSQRLEAYAAS
- a CDS encoding MFS transporter; translation: MTRPGRWWPLLAHAALTHAAYAAVRPMVGYRAVELDGGTAAIGALSASFSILPLVLALPVGRQVDRFGAPRLVAAGGVLFAAACAAAVFAAGVGTLLVPIALLGLGQLAVLVGQQAMAATIRPGNRDQAFGTLTSVAAGGQILGPLLATAAASRGPVSGWTAANLGTAVAAVLALGAVPLSRWLLSGGGPRPDPGVRPPPVHRAAGALVRIPGMWPALAAGGVVLAALDLLQVFLPVWAQDRGVSPTAVGALLALRAGATLLARLLAARMVRRIGRRAGMVGSILAAGAGLALVPLVDPAGAVAVMVVLGVGLGMAQPLSMGWVVELAAPGTQGSALGLRLSANRLAQTVVPLGVGVAAAGPSAVFWSTSLLLGGASVALLRAPPGTSEP